A genomic segment from Bradyrhizobium diazoefficiens USDA 110 encodes:
- a CDS encoding 3'(2'),5'-bisphosphate nucleotidase CysQ, translating into MADADANSLDATILTRDAALLKDTVREAGALAQSMFRTELKTWTKGASSPVSEADIAVNDLLEARLRSATPDYGWLSEESADDSTRLSRRLVWVVDPIDGTRNYLGGHDEWCVSVALVEDAAPLLAAVFAPASGEFFFAARGQGTLLNDKPVRATPGSTLDFSRMAGPKPMVERLNTAGGDIKLHPRIGSLALRLCRVAHGALDAAFAGGNSHDWDLAAADLIVQEADGRMSDLSGDPILYNRREVAHGVLVAAGRDRHASIVAHFRNRPLP; encoded by the coding sequence TTGGCGGACGCTGACGCGAACTCGCTCGACGCGACGATCCTGACGCGCGACGCGGCGCTGCTGAAAGACACGGTACGGGAAGCGGGCGCGCTCGCGCAGTCGATGTTCCGCACCGAGCTGAAGACATGGACCAAGGGCGCGTCCTCGCCGGTGTCGGAAGCCGACATCGCCGTCAACGACCTGCTCGAAGCGCGCCTGCGCAGTGCCACGCCCGACTATGGCTGGCTGTCGGAGGAGAGCGCCGACGATTCCACGCGGCTGTCGCGGCGGCTGGTCTGGGTGGTCGATCCGATCGACGGCACGCGCAATTATCTGGGCGGCCACGACGAATGGTGCGTCAGCGTGGCGTTGGTCGAGGACGCCGCGCCGCTGCTGGCCGCGGTGTTCGCGCCGGCCAGCGGCGAGTTCTTCTTCGCGGCCCGCGGCCAGGGTACGCTGCTCAACGACAAGCCGGTGCGGGCGACGCCCGGGTCCACGCTCGATTTCTCCCGCATGGCCGGCCCCAAGCCGATGGTCGAGCGTCTCAATACCGCCGGCGGCGACATCAAGCTGCACCCGCGAATCGGCTCGCTCGCGCTCCGGCTCTGCCGGGTCGCCCACGGCGCGCTGGATGCGGCTTTTGCGGGCGGCAACAGCCATGATTGGGATCTTGCGGCGGCCGATTTGATCGTGCAGGAAGCGGATGGTAGGATGAGCGACCTCTCCGGAGATCCCATCCTCTATAACCGCCGGGAAGTGGCGCACGGGGTGCTGGTGGCAGCGGGTCGCGATCGTCATGCGAGCATTGTCGCGCATTTTCGAAATCGTCCCTTGCCCTGA
- the ubiA gene encoding 4-hydroxybenzoate octaprenyltransferase, producing the protein MSDASARVADSTGNWVDTLAPPWARPYLRLSRFDRPIGSWLLLMPCWWSAALAAGIAHDSGRLPLTIVLFFIGAFVMRGAGCTWNDITDRDLDDKVERTRSRPLPSGQVTTKQALAFMVAQALIGLVVLLQFNRFAVLTGIASLLIVAIYPFMKRITWWPQIVLGLAFSWGALMGFAVTFGRIDVTALVLYGGSIAWVIGYDTIYAHQDAEDDALIGIKSTARLFGAHTHQALVLFYGLAVVLIGVALASGDVRWPAWLGLAAFAAHLASQIVRLRIDDPALCLRLFKSNRDAGLLLFAGLLADAVMRAA; encoded by the coding sequence ATGAGCGACGCATCCGCCCGCGTTGCCGACTCCACCGGCAACTGGGTCGATACGCTCGCGCCGCCATGGGCGCGGCCCTATTTGCGATTGTCCCGCTTCGATCGTCCGATCGGCTCCTGGCTTCTCCTGATGCCATGCTGGTGGTCGGCGGCGCTCGCCGCCGGCATCGCGCACGATTCCGGCCGCCTGCCGCTCACCATCGTCCTGTTCTTCATCGGCGCCTTCGTCATGCGCGGGGCAGGCTGCACCTGGAACGACATCACCGACCGCGATCTCGACGACAAGGTCGAGCGCACCCGCTCGCGGCCGCTGCCGTCGGGGCAGGTGACCACGAAGCAGGCGCTGGCCTTCATGGTCGCGCAGGCCCTGATCGGTCTCGTGGTGCTCCTGCAATTCAATCGCTTCGCGGTCCTGACCGGCATCGCCTCGCTTCTGATTGTCGCGATCTACCCCTTCATGAAGCGCATCACCTGGTGGCCGCAGATCGTGCTCGGCCTCGCGTTCTCCTGGGGCGCCTTGATGGGCTTTGCCGTCACCTTCGGCCGCATCGACGTCACCGCGCTCGTGCTGTATGGCGGATCGATCGCCTGGGTGATCGGCTATGACACGATCTACGCGCATCAGGATGCCGAGGACGACGCGCTGATCGGCATCAAGTCCACCGCGCGCCTGTTCGGCGCGCACACGCACCAGGCGCTGGTCCTGTTCTATGGGCTCGCGGTGGTGCTGATCGGCGTCGCGCTGGCGTCAGGCGATGTGCGCTGGCCCGCCTGGCTCGGGCTTGCCGCTTTCGCCGCGCATCTGGCCTCGCAGATCGTGCGCTTGAGGATCGACGATCCCGCGCTTTGCCTGCGCCTGTTCAAGTCGAACCGGGATGCGGGCCTGCTGTTGTTTGCGGGATTGCTCGCGGACGCGGTGATGCGCGCGGCGTGA
- a CDS encoding 16S rRNA (uracil(1498)-N(3))-methyltransferase, producing the protein MPSHDFRAPRLFVDAPLAQDARVPLDRDQSNYLGNVLRLAAGAEVLAFNGRDGEWQAAIEGRKRPDGLVILQQTRPQDRLADLTYVFAPLKHARLDYMVQKAIEMGAAGLQPVLTRFTQASRVNTERMRANVVEASEQCGILSIATVAEPVPLERFLSQRAAGRLLIFCDEAAEVENPVQSLQGAREAGQGIDVLIGPEGGFAEEERALLLRQPKILRLALGPRIMRADTAAVAALALVQTVLGDWGGKTP; encoded by the coding sequence ATGCCTTCCCACGATTTCCGCGCCCCCCGCCTGTTCGTCGATGCCCCCCTGGCCCAGGACGCCAGGGTCCCGCTCGACCGCGACCAGAGCAATTATCTCGGCAATGTGCTGCGGCTTGCCGCGGGGGCCGAGGTCCTGGCCTTCAACGGCCGCGACGGCGAATGGCAGGCCGCCATCGAAGGCCGCAAACGGCCGGACGGCCTCGTCATCCTCCAGCAGACCCGGCCGCAGGACCGGCTGGCCGACCTCACTTACGTCTTCGCCCCGCTCAAGCACGCCCGGCTCGATTACATGGTCCAGAAGGCCATTGAGATGGGCGCCGCCGGCCTGCAACCGGTCCTGACCCGGTTCACCCAGGCCTCCCGGGTCAACACCGAGCGGATGCGTGCCAACGTGGTCGAGGCCTCCGAGCAATGCGGCATCCTGAGCATCGCGACCGTGGCCGAGCCGGTGCCGCTGGAGCGCTTCCTCAGCCAGCGCGCCGCGGGTCGCCTGCTCATCTTCTGCGATGAGGCGGCGGAGGTCGAAAACCCCGTTCAGAGCCTGCAAGGCGCGCGCGAGGCGGGACAAGGTATCGACGTGCTGATCGGCCCCGAAGGCGGCTTTGCCGAGGAAGAGCGGGCGCTGCTGCTGCGACAGCCGAAGATCCTGCGGCTCGCCCTGGGTCCCCGGATCATGCGGGCCGACACCGCCGCGGTGGCTGCGCTGGCGCTGGTGCAGACGGTGCTGGGCGATTGGGGCGGCAAGACGCCCTGA
- a CDS encoding TldD/PmbA family protein — MNPSPSSTLSPKANRDLFDQSALSDLAQRLVEAARRAGADAADAVAVRGVSQGVEVRDGRVEESERSEGDDVGLRVLVGQRQAVVSTNDVSGDAVTKLAERAVAMAKVAPDDKYVGLADPALLARDFPDLDLLDPNIPATSELERRALEAEAAALAVKGVTKSGGASASAGMGGMVLVTSTGFHGSYLRSSQGISATAIAGEGTGMERDYDFTSAPHGADLLSPEIVGRSAGERTVARYNPRKVETCKVPVVFDPRVAGSLVGHVVGAINGASIARKTSFLKDKLGQQLFAKNIRIIDDPLRKRGLRSQTFDAEGVAVKKIALIDEGVLTTWLLDCATARELGLATTGHAHRGVSSSPSPGPYNLHLEAGTPTPAELIADIKQGFYVTDLIGSGVNGVTGDYSRGASGFWIENGEITYPVSEVTIAGHLFEIFKSMQPANNLEFRYGINAPTVRIEGLTLGGR, encoded by the coding sequence GTGAACCCTTCACCAAGCTCGACGCTTTCGCCCAAAGCCAATCGCGACCTGTTCGATCAGTCCGCGCTGTCCGATCTCGCGCAGCGGCTGGTCGAGGCGGCCAGGCGCGCCGGCGCGGATGCGGCCGATGCGGTCGCAGTGCGCGGCGTCTCGCAAGGCGTCGAGGTGCGCGACGGCCGTGTCGAGGAATCCGAGCGGTCCGAGGGCGACGATGTCGGCCTGCGCGTGCTGGTCGGCCAGCGCCAGGCGGTGGTCTCGACCAACGACGTCAGCGGCGATGCCGTGACCAAGCTCGCCGAACGCGCTGTCGCGATGGCGAAGGTCGCACCCGACGACAAATATGTCGGCCTCGCCGATCCCGCGCTGCTCGCGCGCGATTTCCCCGATCTCGATCTGCTCGATCCGAATATTCCGGCAACCTCGGAGCTCGAGCGCCGCGCGCTCGAAGCCGAGGCTGCTGCGCTCGCGGTGAAGGGCGTGACCAAGTCCGGCGGCGCCTCGGCCTCCGCCGGCATGGGCGGCATGGTGCTCGTCACCTCGACCGGCTTCCACGGTTCTTACCTGCGCTCGAGCCAGGGCATCTCGGCCACCGCAATCGCCGGCGAAGGCACCGGCATGGAGCGCGACTACGACTTCACCTCGGCGCCGCATGGCGCCGACCTGCTGTCGCCGGAGATCGTCGGCCGCTCCGCCGGCGAGCGCACCGTGGCGCGCTACAATCCGCGCAAGGTCGAGACCTGCAAGGTGCCGGTCGTGTTCGATCCGCGCGTTGCGGGCTCGCTGGTCGGCCATGTCGTCGGCGCCATCAACGGAGCCTCGATCGCGCGCAAGACCAGCTTCCTGAAGGACAAGCTCGGCCAGCAGCTGTTCGCCAAGAACATCCGCATCATCGACGATCCCCTGCGCAAGCGCGGCCTGCGCTCGCAGACCTTCGATGCCGAGGGCGTCGCGGTGAAGAAGATCGCGCTGATCGACGAGGGCGTGCTGACGACCTGGCTGCTCGACTGCGCCACCGCGCGGGAGCTGGGCCTTGCCACCACCGGCCACGCCCATCGCGGCGTCTCGTCCTCGCCCTCGCCCGGGCCGTACAATCTGCATCTCGAAGCCGGCACACCGACACCGGCCGAGCTGATCGCCGACATCAAGCAGGGTTTCTACGTCACCGACCTGATCGGCTCCGGCGTCAACGGCGTCACCGGCGATTACAGCCGCGGCGCCTCCGGCTTCTGGATCGAGAACGGCGAGATCACCTATCCCGTCAGCGAGGTGACGATCGCAGGCCACCTGTTCGAGATCTTCAAGTCGATGCAGCCCGCCAACAATCTCGAATTCCGCTACGGCATCAATGCGCCGACGGTGCGTATCGAGGGTTTGACGCTTGGCGGACGCTGA
- a CDS encoding 3-deoxy-D-manno-octulosonic acid transferase, translating to MRSSAARGRKMPNSLPRALPMTLRMYQRLASGLVPLAPALIKRRLKQGKEDPARVGERRGLSRDVRPHGPLVWIHGASVGEVLAAAALIGRLRDLNLRILLTSGTVTSAAVVAKRFPPDVIHQYVPYDSPRYVARFLDHWKPSLALFIESDLWPNLILAGATRRVPMVLINGRMSPRSFPRWRRMYGTISALLSRFDICLAQSKLDAERFSALGGRDVLTTGNLKLDVPAPPADPAKLERLMAMTRGRPIIVAASTHPGEDEMLVAAHRSLVGFFPQLLTVIVPRHPDRGSSIAGLITASGLKPALRSREELPTAATDVYVADTMGELGLFYRLSPIVFMGGSLIRHGGQNPIEAIKLGAAIVHGPHVFNFADVYEALDASGGARQADTQEILVKQLGQLLADPAVRDKIQQAGSSVVEQLGGALERTMTALEPYLLQLRIEMGAANA from the coding sequence ATGCGCAGCTCGGCCGCCCGGGGCCGCAAGATGCCTAATTCGCTGCCCAGAGCGCTGCCGATGACGCTGCGGATGTACCAGCGCCTGGCTTCCGGCCTGGTGCCGCTCGCGCCTGCGCTGATCAAGCGGCGGCTGAAGCAGGGCAAGGAAGACCCCGCGCGTGTCGGCGAGCGGCGCGGCCTGTCCCGGGATGTGCGGCCGCATGGTCCGCTGGTCTGGATCCACGGCGCCAGCGTCGGCGAGGTTCTGGCCGCGGCGGCGCTGATCGGGCGGCTGCGCGATCTCAATTTGCGCATCCTGCTCACATCCGGCACCGTCACCTCGGCCGCCGTCGTCGCAAAACGCTTTCCACCCGACGTCATCCATCAATACGTGCCGTATGATTCCCCGCGCTATGTCGCGCGCTTCCTCGACCACTGGAAGCCGTCGCTGGCGCTGTTCATCGAATCCGATCTGTGGCCGAACCTGATCCTGGCGGGCGCAACGCGGCGGGTGCCGATGGTGCTGATCAACGGTCGGATGTCGCCGCGCTCCTTCCCGCGCTGGCGGCGCATGTACGGTACCATCTCGGCGCTGCTGTCGCGGTTCGACATCTGCTTGGCGCAGTCCAAGCTTGACGCCGAACGCTTCTCCGCGCTCGGCGGCCGCGACGTCCTCACCACCGGCAATCTCAAGCTCGACGTGCCGGCGCCGCCGGCCGATCCCGCCAAGCTCGAACGGCTGATGGCGATGACGCGCGGGCGTCCGATCATCGTCGCGGCCTCGACCCATCCGGGCGAGGACGAGATGCTGGTGGCGGCGCATCGCAGCCTCGTCGGTTTCTTCCCGCAGCTTCTGACCGTGATCGTGCCGCGCCATCCGGATCGCGGCTCCTCGATCGCTGGCCTGATCACCGCGTCGGGCCTGAAGCCGGCGCTGCGCTCGCGCGAGGAGCTGCCGACGGCCGCGACCGATGTCTATGTCGCCGACACCATGGGCGAGCTCGGCCTGTTCTACCGGCTCTCGCCGATCGTGTTCATGGGCGGGTCGCTGATCCGCCATGGCGGCCAGAATCCGATCGAGGCGATCAAGCTCGGTGCGGCGATCGTCCATGGTCCGCACGTCTTCAATTTCGCCGACGTCTACGAAGCGCTCGATGCGAGCGGCGGCGCGCGCCAGGCCGACACGCAGGAGATCCTGGTCAAGCAGCTCGGCCAGCTCCTGGCCGATCCCGCCGTGCGCGACAAGATACAGCAGGCAGGCAGCAGCGTGGTCGAGCAGCTCGGCGGCGCGCTGGAGCGCACCATGACCGCGCTCGAGCCGTATCTGCTGCAATTGCGGATCGAGATGGGGGCCGCCAATGCGTGA
- a CDS encoding DUF4170 domain-containing protein: MPDSAPQQLLHLVIGGELLDLEHNTFKNLDDVEIVGLYPNYASAHVAWRAKAQSTVDNAQMRYFIVHLHRLLDPNQETKAR, encoded by the coding sequence ATGCCAGATAGTGCCCCGCAACAACTGCTTCATCTCGTCATCGGAGGCGAACTGCTCGATCTCGAGCACAACACCTTCAAGAACCTCGACGACGTCGAGATCGTCGGCCTCTACCCGAACTATGCGTCCGCCCACGTCGCCTGGCGCGCCAAGGCGCAGAGCACGGTCGACAATGCGCAGATGCGCTACTTCATCGTCCATCTCCACCGGCTGCTCGACCCGAATCAAGAAACGAAGGCGCGTTGA
- a CDS encoding lysophospholipid acyltransferase family protein, which produces MKKLLRNTLRSSWFQRAVGVLAAEYLRLVWRTNKFTFDPPDVYDIVEPQIPAIFAFWHGQHFLTPFIKNKDSYRAKVLISRHRDGEFNAIAVERLGIGLIRGSGDHGSAFHRKGGVGAFKEMVRTLQDGCNVALTADVPKRARVAGLGIIMLARESGRPIMPFAMATSRFIRLKNWDRTTINLPFGRGALVGIKEIHVPPDADAAMMEALRLELEETLNEATRRAYAQLGRPGPQDA; this is translated from the coding sequence TTGAAAAAGCTGCTTCGCAATACGCTGCGAAGCAGCTGGTTTCAGCGTGCCGTCGGGGTCCTGGCGGCCGAATATCTGCGTCTGGTCTGGCGGACCAACAAATTCACGTTCGATCCGCCCGACGTCTATGACATCGTCGAGCCGCAGATCCCGGCGATCTTCGCCTTCTGGCACGGCCAGCATTTCCTCACCCCGTTCATCAAGAACAAGGACTCCTACCGGGCCAAGGTCCTGATCTCCCGGCACCGCGACGGCGAGTTCAACGCCATCGCGGTGGAGCGGCTCGGCATCGGCCTCATCCGCGGTTCCGGGGATCATGGCAGTGCCTTCCACCGTAAAGGTGGCGTCGGCGCCTTCAAGGAGATGGTGCGGACGTTGCAGGACGGTTGTAATGTCGCGCTGACCGCCGATGTCCCCAAGCGCGCGCGCGTGGCCGGGCTCGGCATCATCATGCTGGCACGGGAATCGGGGCGGCCGATCATGCCTTTCGCGATGGCGACCAGCCGTTTCATCCGGCTCAAGAACTGGGACCGCACCACCATCAACCTGCCGTTCGGGCGGGGCGCATTGGTCGGCATCAAGGAAATCCACGTTCCGCCGGACGCCGACGCCGCCATGATGGAAGCGTTGCGGCTGGAGCTGGAGGAGACGTTGAACGAAGCGACCCGGCGCGCCTATGCGCAGCTCGGCCGCCCGGGGCCGCAAGATGCCTAA
- the lpxK gene encoding tetraacyldisaccharide 4'-kinase, whose amino-acid sequence MREPAFWYRPRSPESQILRPLGALYGAITARRMALQGFDAGIPVICVGNYHVGGAGKTPTVLALTKLLRELGETPVVLSRGYGGRLQGPVMVDGARHIAADVGDEPLMMARDVPVVVARDRLDGVALAKSQGATVILMDDGFQNPRLLKDASLIVIDSERGIGNGKVFPAGPLRAPLKAQLARTDALVLIGDGRAANDVAAELAKRNKPELRARLKPDAASVAQLFGKRVFAFAGIGDPERFFRTLRASGIDVARTRRFDDHHMFSPEEIAALAAEAQREQLTLVTTEKDLARLRGSEGVPNGIVPFAVQLEFDDPAKLRQLISDHLYKARERRFGRR is encoded by the coding sequence ATGCGTGAGCCGGCCTTCTGGTACCGGCCGCGTTCCCCAGAGTCCCAAATCCTCCGTCCCCTGGGCGCGCTCTACGGCGCGATCACGGCGCGTCGCATGGCGCTCCAGGGATTCGACGCCGGCATCCCCGTGATCTGCGTCGGCAACTACCATGTCGGCGGCGCCGGCAAGACGCCGACCGTGCTGGCGCTGACGAAGCTCCTGCGTGAGCTCGGCGAGACGCCTGTCGTGCTCAGCCGCGGCTATGGCGGGCGCCTGCAGGGCCCGGTGATGGTCGACGGCGCGCGTCACATCGCAGCCGATGTCGGCGACGAGCCGCTGATGATGGCGCGCGACGTCCCGGTCGTCGTCGCGCGTGACCGCCTCGACGGCGTCGCGCTCGCCAAATCACAAGGCGCGACCGTGATCCTGATGGACGACGGCTTCCAGAACCCGCGTCTGCTCAAGGATGCCTCGCTGATCGTGATCGACAGCGAGCGCGGCATCGGCAACGGCAAGGTGTTTCCGGCCGGTCCCCTGCGCGCGCCGCTGAAGGCCCAGCTCGCGCGTACCGACGCGCTGGTGCTGATCGGCGACGGCCGCGCCGCCAACGACGTCGCCGCCGAGCTTGCCAAGCGCAACAAGCCGGAGCTGCGCGCGCGCCTGAAGCCGGATGCAGCCTCGGTCGCGCAGCTGTTCGGCAAACGGGTTTTCGCGTTCGCCGGCATTGGCGATCCCGAACGCTTCTTCCGCACCCTGCGCGCCAGCGGCATCGATGTCGCGCGCACGCGTCGCTTCGACGATCACCACATGTTCTCGCCCGAGGAGATCGCCGCGCTCGCGGCGGAAGCACAGCGCGAGCAGCTGACGCTTGTGACTACGGAAAAGGATCTCGCGCGCCTGCGCGGCAGCGAGGGCGTGCCCAACGGCATCGTGCCGTTCGCGGTGCAGCTCGAATTCGATGACCCGGCAAAGTTGCGGCAATTGATCAGCGATCATCTCTACAAGGCGCGCGAGCGGCGGTTCGGCAGGCGTTGA
- the hisG gene encoding ATP phosphoribosyltransferase — protein MSAPFVLAVPSKGRLQENTEAFFARAGLKLSKAGGARDYRGTIAGLDNVEVAYLSASEIAAQLSRGLAHLGVTGEDLVRENIADADKRVSLIEGLGFGYADVVVAVPQAWIDVRTMADLDDVTTGFREQHHMRMRVATKFVNLTRAFFQNHGITDYRIVESAGATEGAPAAGSAELIVDITTTGATLAANGLRVLDDGMILRSQANLVASRDADWSPQARETARVILDHIAARARANKYREVRTRFRQCDAALLGEAHSRFGVEAPFGGPTSSGMLTLHCPPGQLYALASFLREHGAETVSVVSLDYVFDRENPLFAKLEAFLRR, from the coding sequence ATGAGCGCGCCATTCGTTCTGGCCGTTCCCTCCAAGGGCCGCCTCCAGGAAAACACCGAAGCCTTTTTCGCCCGCGCGGGCCTCAAGCTGTCGAAGGCCGGCGGCGCACGCGACTATCGCGGCACCATCGCGGGCCTCGACAATGTCGAGGTCGCCTATCTGTCGGCGAGCGAGATCGCCGCGCAGCTGTCGCGCGGCCTCGCCCATCTCGGCGTCACCGGCGAGGACCTGGTGCGCGAGAACATCGCGGACGCCGACAAGCGCGTGTCCCTGATCGAAGGCCTCGGCTTCGGCTATGCCGACGTCGTCGTCGCGGTGCCGCAGGCCTGGATCGACGTCCGCACCATGGCCGACCTCGACGACGTCACCACCGGCTTCCGCGAGCAGCATCACATGCGGATGCGGGTCGCGACCAAGTTCGTCAATCTCACCCGCGCGTTCTTCCAGAACCACGGCATCACCGATTACCGCATCGTCGAAAGCGCAGGCGCGACCGAAGGCGCGCCGGCAGCCGGCAGCGCCGAGCTGATCGTCGACATCACGACGACCGGCGCGACCCTCGCCGCCAACGGCTTGCGGGTGCTCGACGACGGCATGATCCTGCGCAGCCAGGCCAATCTGGTCGCCTCCAGGGATGCCGACTGGTCGCCGCAGGCGCGGGAGACCGCGCGCGTCATCCTCGACCACATCGCGGCGCGGGCGCGGGCCAACAAATACCGCGAGGTCCGGACCCGATTCCGGCAGTGCGACGCCGCCCTGCTCGGCGAGGCCCACAGCCGTTTCGGCGTCGAGGCCCCGTTCGGCGGGCCGACCTCGTCGGGCATGCTGACGCTGCACTGCCCGCCGGGGCAGCTCTATGCGCTCGCGAGCTTCCTGCGCGAGCATGGCGCCGAGACCGTCTCGGTGGTTTCGCTCGACTACGTGTTCGACCGGGAGAACCCGCTGTTCGCCAAGCTCGAGGCGTTCCTGCGGCGGTGA
- a CDS encoding DUF6101 family protein: protein MRRQTATSGIAPAGSSRSLRLDPLSLPVRFDAHDPRADGYTRQIELHRERVVLRRAVRGMRMAINVRVSDFSGVALRGNDAAQALVLVHRDPSLSVPLLVGADGDELTEAWAVWSEIFALPQLDEGARKPAPRRRRANAIRARRPKFLMRRRTAMARELSVHHGEREIIARN, encoded by the coding sequence GTGAGGCGTCAAACAGCAACAAGCGGGATCGCTCCCGCCGGGTCGAGCCGCTCTCTGCGGCTCGACCCTCTTTCCCTTCCGGTCCGCTTCGATGCGCATGATCCGCGCGCCGACGGATACACAAGGCAGATCGAGCTTCATCGCGAACGTGTCGTGCTGCGCCGTGCCGTCCGCGGCATGCGGATGGCGATCAACGTGCGCGTCAGCGACTTCTCCGGCGTCGCGCTGCGCGGCAACGACGCGGCGCAGGCCCTCGTCCTCGTCCATCGCGATCCCTCGCTCTCCGTTCCGCTGCTGGTCGGCGCCGACGGCGACGAGCTCACCGAGGCCTGGGCGGTCTGGAGCGAGATCTTCGCGCTTCCGCAGCTCGACGAAGGCGCGCGCAAGCCCGCACCGCGCCGCCGCCGCGCCAACGCGATCCGCGCCCGCCGTCCGAAATTCCTGATGCGCCGGCGCACCGCCATGGCGCGCGAGCTGTCGGTTCATCACGGCGAGCGCGAGATCATCGCGAGGAACTAA
- a CDS encoding ATP phosphoribosyltransferase regulatory subunit, producing the protein MTATATSNAAGSAAWADTLLLSFAQAGYVRAEPAILQPAEPFLDLSGEDIRKSLYLTTDLTGEELCLRPDLTIPVARDYLASSRAGQPAGFSYLGPVFRYRSGQASEFLQAGIESFGRQDRAAADAEMLALALEATGAFGVRDVEIRTGDVALFNALLDALNLYPVWRRRLVKDFNRKISLEQDLERLAAATTATRSEYEGVLAALAGSDRKAALAFVTDLMSIAGTTNVGGRTTAEIADRFLEQSTLKGGALPREAITVLKRFLSIAGNPDDAVAELRALTTDARLDLTAAIDQFESRVGFMAARGIDVKQTRFSTAFGRGLDYYTGFEFELHHRGNGAEPLVAGGRYDGLMTQLGSAEPIAAVGFSVWVDALTRIGRKVGA; encoded by the coding sequence ATGACCGCGACTGCCACCTCAAATGCTGCCGGCTCCGCCGCCTGGGCGGATACGCTGCTCTTGTCGTTCGCGCAGGCCGGCTATGTCAGGGCCGAGCCGGCGATCCTGCAACCGGCCGAGCCGTTCCTGGACCTTTCCGGCGAGGACATCCGCAAAAGTCTGTATCTGACCACGGACCTCACCGGCGAGGAGCTCTGCCTGCGCCCGGACCTGACCATACCGGTGGCGCGCGATTACCTCGCCTCCAGCCGCGCCGGCCAGCCGGCCGGGTTCAGCTATCTCGGTCCGGTGTTCCGCTACCGCAGCGGCCAGGCCAGCGAGTTTCTTCAGGCCGGCATCGAATCGTTCGGCCGCCAGGACCGCGCCGCGGCCGATGCCGAGATGCTGGCGCTGGCGCTGGAGGCGACGGGCGCCTTCGGCGTCCGCGACGTCGAGATCCGCACCGGCGACGTGGCGCTGTTCAACGCGCTGCTCGACGCGCTCAACCTCTATCCGGTCTGGCGGCGCCGCCTGGTCAAGGACTTCAACCGCAAGATCAGCCTGGAGCAGGATCTGGAACGGCTGGCGGCCGCGACGACCGCCACCCGCAGCGAATATGAGGGCGTGCTGGCGGCGCTGGCCGGCTCCGACCGCAAGGCGGCGCTCGCCTTCGTCACCGATTTGATGTCGATCGCCGGGACCACCAATGTCGGCGGCCGCACCACCGCCGAGATCGCCGACCGCTTCCTCGAGCAATCGACGCTGAAGGGCGGCGCGCTGCCCCGCGAGGCGATCACCGTGCTCAAGCGCTTCCTGTCGATCGCAGGCAATCCCGACGACGCCGTCGCCGAGCTGCGCGCGCTCACCACCGACGCCAGGCTCGACCTCACGGCTGCGATCGATCAGTTCGAGAGCCGGGTCGGCTTCATGGCTGCGCGCGGCATCGACGTGAAGCAGACGCGCTTCTCGACCGCGTTCGGACGCGGGCTCGACTATTACACCGGCTTCGAATTCGAGCTGCATCACCGGGGCAATGGCGCCGAACCGCTGGTCGCCGGCGGACGCTATGACGGGCTGATGACCCAGCTCGGTTCAGCCGAGCCGATCGCCGCTGTCGGTTTCTCGGTCTGGGTGGACGCGCTGACCCGGATCGGCCGCAAGGTGGGAGCCTAA